The following proteins come from a genomic window of Rubripirellula tenax:
- a CDS encoding S41 family peptidase has protein sequence MTSNTPILALRFAFLLAVAVFLVVSKNAVFAQQRYQAMSLSLLTELPERDGVASQTASQQKPSRGELKLADEARISPPFAFNRDDKYAAPDFEAFFPDDPEGGKQLDALFSGLLGGHHKPEDVLAAIRQGLRHTQVYHSQVLAQVGGFVWGVKQQNPQAIELLYHASDVRGPVSNEGMYYGLTVLKKHPLNVVRTLVNNYEQYGGQMQRRIGCGLETYGGSSQFSEKLDQLLEQSNKLGDNAVIAALELHEKAVGKRSPRIGSLANRGRFVVAFTHQDVQGDQELREHLERCVEAKMILSFVTRIDHGKHVGVCLLQGIGARDRMIEKLDADPRTELTFNETFSPMVLKVRQLRDLAEFLPNGLPSGAKPPYAPPPASESFAYNATDGYRPPDYENFFPNDEAAGRRLEELYKNRETTELTARQQLEIFRDGLKTANNGARMCGWVASIAGWPEDPLAKEIFYHAADPKSPDMLRRFAVDAGLSGNWNMPPNVLRLFAELIVTAPQDPRYANNRSSEIAGVLKTDHQKLAVAAHLDKALEQHENYLPDKLARLTAAYEQLTQRKPSSYEAYADKGDFFVAFSHNSNDLPAAVSEFCDEFFTGKPYFVRSVVGTVGKMRSTAFAIVSGHRGMTQCVEDLLKNKQLSIVFAGPLTLLDASPEWKATIQGETATTWTPEEYADAFGHLYRTLGSEYAHFDVKQIDWIAVGKELLPRSKMLKSGEEFCLRCQELVARLEDSHAYLMPGKLQPTSAPVPLFDPGFACLLDADGRPIVYHVDRQSSADQVGLKVGSVVTHVGEIEAGELLEQITKQTKRYSGYSSDRYLKYHAAQWIGRQREKGAPVRLRVITPGGDEAELRMVADQGVRYLPRLPVPIDDIQDSASVAWKRLDEETGYIYVRRIRNDLIAQLDGAVKELSDCEGLVIDVRGNSGGGFDAARSFRNFDLTDTAEPDRRRFSGPIAVLIDSRCISAGEGWASWFRANGRAKFFGTTTAGASSRKKTIDVLGGAYRVIYSVKPYRGFLDRPIERLGIEPDVVVHHTAESISQSKDQVLMAARRYLAKEKE, from the coding sequence ATGACATCAAACACACCCATTCTGGCACTTCGGTTTGCCTTCTTGCTGGCCGTTGCCGTGTTTCTGGTTGTCAGCAAAAATGCGGTGTTTGCTCAGCAGCGATATCAGGCGATGTCGCTGAGCTTGCTGACCGAACTGCCAGAGCGGGACGGGGTTGCATCGCAAACTGCTTCGCAGCAGAAACCAAGTAGAGGCGAGTTGAAGCTCGCGGACGAAGCAAGGATCTCGCCGCCGTTTGCCTTCAATCGTGACGACAAATACGCGGCTCCCGATTTCGAGGCATTCTTTCCAGATGATCCAGAGGGAGGAAAACAGCTCGATGCGTTATTCAGCGGCTTGTTGGGTGGACATCACAAGCCGGAAGACGTTTTGGCCGCGATTCGCCAGGGACTCCGGCACACTCAGGTTTATCACAGCCAGGTGTTGGCTCAGGTCGGTGGATTCGTATGGGGCGTCAAACAGCAAAACCCGCAAGCGATCGAGTTGTTGTACCACGCTTCGGACGTTCGCGGGCCAGTGTCAAACGAAGGGATGTATTACGGGCTGACGGTACTGAAAAAACATCCGCTGAATGTCGTCCGAACGCTCGTCAATAATTACGAGCAATATGGTGGCCAGATGCAACGCCGGATCGGCTGTGGGCTGGAGACGTATGGTGGTTCATCGCAGTTTTCTGAAAAACTGGATCAGTTGCTTGAGCAATCGAATAAGCTCGGTGACAACGCTGTGATCGCCGCGTTGGAATTGCACGAAAAAGCCGTAGGTAAGCGATCACCCAGAATCGGCTCGCTTGCCAATCGCGGAAGGTTTGTCGTCGCGTTTACGCACCAAGACGTGCAGGGCGATCAGGAATTGCGTGAGCATCTGGAACGCTGTGTTGAGGCGAAGATGATCCTGTCCTTCGTAACGCGAATCGACCACGGAAAACACGTGGGTGTTTGCCTGCTGCAAGGCATCGGTGCGCGAGATCGAATGATCGAAAAGCTGGACGCCGATCCACGGACAGAGCTCACATTCAACGAGACCTTTTCTCCCATGGTGTTGAAAGTTCGGCAGCTCCGCGATTTAGCAGAGTTTCTGCCCAATGGCCTGCCCAGCGGAGCCAAGCCGCCTTATGCGCCACCGCCAGCGAGTGAGTCCTTCGCGTACAACGCAACCGACGGCTATCGGCCACCAGACTACGAGAACTTCTTCCCCAACGATGAAGCGGCAGGCCGACGACTCGAAGAGCTGTACAAAAACCGAGAGACCACCGAACTGACAGCACGACAACAACTTGAGATCTTCCGCGACGGACTCAAGACAGCCAACAATGGTGCCAGGATGTGTGGATGGGTGGCGTCAATTGCTGGCTGGCCGGAGGACCCGTTAGCGAAAGAGATTTTCTATCACGCCGCCGACCCGAAATCTCCTGACATGCTCAGGCGTTTCGCTGTCGACGCTGGCTTGAGCGGCAATTGGAATATGCCGCCAAACGTTCTGCGATTGTTCGCGGAACTTATCGTAACTGCTCCCCAGGACCCACGATACGCGAACAACCGAAGCAGTGAAATCGCTGGAGTACTGAAGACAGACCATCAGAAACTGGCCGTCGCAGCGCATCTCGACAAAGCTCTTGAACAGCACGAGAACTACCTGCCCGACAAACTCGCCCGGCTTACAGCAGCCTACGAGCAATTGACGCAGCGCAAGCCATCGAGCTACGAAGCGTATGCCGACAAAGGCGACTTCTTCGTCGCGTTCTCGCACAACTCCAACGACTTGCCGGCTGCGGTTTCTGAGTTTTGTGATGAGTTCTTTACGGGCAAGCCGTACTTTGTGCGATCCGTTGTCGGCACAGTCGGGAAGATGCGGTCGACTGCGTTCGCGATCGTGAGCGGGCATCGTGGTATGACGCAGTGCGTGGAAGACTTGTTAAAGAACAAGCAGCTTTCAATCGTGTTTGCTGGACCGTTAACATTGCTCGACGCCTCACCTGAGTGGAAGGCGACTATCCAGGGTGAGACTGCCACAACCTGGACTCCCGAGGAATATGCCGATGCGTTTGGACATCTCTATCGAACGCTGGGCAGCGAATATGCGCACTTTGACGTCAAGCAGATCGACTGGATAGCCGTTGGTAAGGAACTGCTACCTCGCAGCAAAATGTTGAAATCAGGCGAGGAGTTTTGTCTGCGTTGCCAGGAATTGGTTGCCAGGCTTGAGGACAGTCACGCCTACCTAATGCCGGGCAAACTGCAACCGACGTCTGCTCCAGTGCCGCTCTTTGATCCCGGCTTCGCCTGTCTGTTGGACGCCGATGGACGCCCCATTGTGTATCACGTCGATCGTCAATCTTCAGCAGATCAAGTGGGGCTGAAAGTCGGCAGCGTGGTAACGCATGTGGGCGAAATTGAGGCTGGCGAGCTGTTGGAACAAATCACAAAACAGACCAAACGCTACTCAGGTTACTCCAGCGATCGATACTTGAAATACCACGCCGCCCAGTGGATTGGCCGGCAGCGGGAGAAGGGTGCGCCGGTAAGACTGCGTGTTATAACCCCCGGCGGTGACGAAGCTGAACTGCGCATGGTTGCAGACCAAGGTGTCCGGTACCTGCCACGCTTGCCCGTTCCGATCGATGACATCCAAGATTCCGCCAGCGTGGCTTGGAAGCGACTCGATGAGGAAACCGGATATATCTACGTTCGTCGGATTCGCAATGACCTGATCGCTCAACTCGACGGGGCAGTCAAGGAGTTGAGCGATTGCGAAGGGTTGGTCATCGATGTGCGAGGAAACAGTGGTGGCGGATTTGATGCAGCACGATCGTTCCGCAACTTCGATCTGACGGATACGGCTGAACCTGATCGCCGCCGGTTTTCGGGGCCGATCGCTGTTTTGATCGACTCGCGATGCATCAGCGCCGGCGAAGGCTGGGCAAGTTGGTTTCGAGCGAACGGCCGCGCCAAGTTCTTCGGCACCACCACGGCAGGCGCCTCGTCTCGAAAGAAAACCATTGACGTTCTCGGCGGCGCGTACCGCGTGATCTACAGCGTCAAACCCTATCGCGGTTTCCTTGACCGTCCCATCGAACGGCTAGGCATCGAACCCGATGTCGTTGTGCATCACACGGCGGAGTCGATCTCACAAAGTAAAGATCAAGTTCTCATGGCGGCCCGTCGGTATCTTGCAAAAGAAAAAGAATAG